The following proteins come from a genomic window of Sphaerisporangium rubeum:
- a CDS encoding extracellular solute-binding protein, with protein sequence MGKLRPRLVTPLLATVMVLGLSACGGGTDAGASPDAARPAEKIKLTVALFSDFHFAPLYEEFKKTHPNVEIVERRAQFNDHHTNLTTQLATGSGAADVIAVEAGYIATFTPLADKFHDLGQYGLTKRQGDYLDWKWRQGLSPDGGKLLGLGTDVGGLAMCYRTDLFEKAGLPTGRDEVSALWPTWEAYMEAGKKFTAAKVAGAKWFDGPGENFRAMVDQAPVGFYDEQNTLVAGTNPDVRKAWDLSVAMIQAGQSAELAAFSPPWNTGLTKGSFATIICPSWKTGSIKDAAPATSGKWDVAAVPGGGGGNQGGTHLMAPKQGKHPKEAAELIDLLTSKDTQLKLFTEAGALPSIPALYDDPAITSYVNPFFSDAPTGKIFTDAAKALKPQHVGPKAGDVLTAFGNGLQRIEQGKQAPQDAWQQVLKDLDRIK encoded by the coding sequence ATGGGCAAGCTTCGTCCCCGGCTGGTCACCCCTCTGCTCGCCACCGTCATGGTTCTCGGCCTGTCCGCCTGCGGAGGCGGCACGGACGCCGGCGCCTCGCCGGACGCCGCGCGGCCGGCTGAGAAGATCAAGCTCACCGTCGCGCTGTTCAGCGACTTCCATTTCGCGCCGCTGTACGAGGAGTTCAAGAAGACGCACCCGAACGTCGAGATCGTCGAACGCCGCGCGCAGTTCAACGACCACCACACCAACCTCACCACCCAGCTCGCCACCGGGTCGGGTGCGGCCGACGTCATCGCGGTGGAGGCCGGGTACATCGCGACGTTCACCCCGCTCGCCGACAAGTTCCACGACCTCGGCCAGTACGGCCTCACCAAGCGCCAGGGGGACTACCTGGACTGGAAGTGGCGGCAGGGCCTGTCGCCGGACGGCGGTAAGCTGCTCGGCCTCGGCACCGACGTCGGCGGTCTCGCCATGTGCTACCGCACCGACCTGTTCGAGAAGGCCGGCCTGCCGACCGGCCGCGACGAGGTCTCCGCGCTGTGGCCCACCTGGGAGGCGTACATGGAGGCCGGCAAGAAGTTCACCGCCGCCAAGGTGGCAGGCGCCAAGTGGTTCGACGGCCCCGGCGAGAACTTCCGTGCCATGGTCGACCAGGCCCCCGTCGGCTTCTACGACGAACAGAACACCCTGGTCGCCGGCACCAACCCCGACGTGCGCAAGGCGTGGGACCTGTCGGTCGCGATGATCCAGGCCGGCCAGTCCGCCGAGCTCGCCGCGTTCAGCCCACCGTGGAACACCGGCCTCACCAAGGGCTCGTTCGCCACCATCATCTGCCCCTCGTGGAAGACCGGCAGCATCAAGGACGCCGCACCCGCGACGTCCGGCAAGTGGGACGTCGCGGCGGTCCCCGGCGGCGGTGGCGGCAACCAGGGAGGCACGCACCTGATGGCCCCCAAGCAAGGTAAGCATCCCAAGGAGGCCGCCGAGCTGATCGACCTGCTGACGAGCAAGGACACCCAGCTCAAGCTGTTCACCGAGGCCGGCGCGCTGCCGTCCATCCCGGCGCTGTACGACGACCCCGCCATCACGTCGTACGTCAACCCGTTCTTCAGCGACGCGCCGACCGGCAAGATCTTCACCGACGCCGCCAAGGCGCTCAAGCCGCAGCACGTCGGCCCGAAGGCCGGTGACGTGCTCACCGCCTTCGGCAACGGCCTGCAGCGCATCGAGCAGGGCAAGCAGGCACCGCAGGACGCGTGGCAGCAGGTCCTCAAGGACCTCGACCGCATCAAGTAG
- a CDS encoding carbohydrate ABC transporter permease codes for MATRASTAVTPSRRPQLPPPRDRARLRVLAHRLDMKASPYAYVAPYLLLFCAFGLFPLLYTAWVSLHDWTLLSDTHTFVGLGNFQALLGDEYFWNAAFNTLSIGVLSTVPQLALAIWLAHLLNRPLRAQTIFRVTLLLPNVTSVVAVVVIFSQLFGRDFGLVNWVLSWSGAQPVDWNAGTASSHVAISVMIMWRWTGYNALIFLAAMQAVPRELYEAATIDGASGFTQLRRITIPMIRPTVVFVVITSTIGAMQVLAEPLLFGVYSLTGGPDRQYQTLSLFIYENFTKLDFGYASAISWMMFLFIVVAAAVNYLLTRRARGSLT; via the coding sequence ATGGCGACCCGCGCCTCCACGGCGGTGACCCCGTCCCGCCGGCCCCAGCTCCCCCCGCCGCGGGACCGCGCGAGGCTGCGCGTCCTCGCGCACCGGCTCGACATGAAGGCGTCCCCGTACGCCTACGTCGCGCCGTACCTGCTGCTGTTCTGCGCGTTCGGCCTGTTCCCGCTGCTGTACACCGCCTGGGTGAGCCTGCACGACTGGACGCTGCTGTCCGACACGCACACCTTCGTCGGGCTCGGCAACTTCCAGGCCCTGCTCGGTGACGAGTACTTCTGGAACGCCGCCTTCAACACGCTGTCCATCGGCGTCCTGTCCACGGTGCCGCAGCTCGCGCTCGCCATCTGGCTGGCGCACCTGCTGAACCGGCCGCTGCGCGCGCAGACGATCTTCCGGGTGACGCTGCTGCTGCCGAACGTCACCAGTGTCGTCGCGGTGGTCGTCATCTTCAGCCAGCTCTTCGGCCGCGACTTCGGCCTCGTCAACTGGGTGCTGTCGTGGTCAGGCGCGCAGCCGGTCGACTGGAACGCCGGCACGGCGTCCTCGCACGTGGCCATCTCCGTCATGATCATGTGGCGGTGGACCGGGTACAACGCGCTCATCTTCCTCGCCGCCATGCAGGCGGTGCCGCGCGAGCTGTACGAGGCCGCCACCATCGACGGCGCGAGCGGTTTCACGCAGCTCCGGAGGATCACCATCCCGATGATCCGGCCCACCGTCGTCTTCGTGGTCATCACCTCGACCATCGGGGCCATGCAGGTGCTCGCCGAGCCGCTGCTGTTCGGCGTCTACAGCCTCACCGGCGGCCCCGACCGGCAGTACCAGACGCTCTCGCTGTTCATCTACGAGAACTTCACCAAGCTCGACTTCGGGTACGCCTCGGCGATCTCCTGGATGATGTTCCTGTTCATCGTCGTGGCGGCCGCGGTCAACTACCTGCTCACGCGCCGAGCGAGAGGAAGCCTGACGTGA